A single Lolium perenne isolate Kyuss_39 chromosome 6, Kyuss_2.0, whole genome shotgun sequence DNA region contains:
- the LOC127307571 gene encoding protein STRUBBELIG-RECEPTOR FAMILY 8-like isoform X5 has translation MAAARHLLAAVVLWAALSSAASFTDPSDAIGMWELYRTLGSPWQLSGWTFMGGDPCGGDGELGSWRGVFCKDSCVVAINISGLGVGGWLGPELLKLHSLKELDVSFNNIAGEIPPTLPPNVEYLNLAANKFEGTVPPSLPYLHSLKYMNLSYNNLSGIIGDVFVNMKSLVTMDLSSNSFGGDLPRSFSSLNNLHYLYLQHNYFTGSVILLADLPLVALNIENNHFSGYVPGTFEFIPDLRIDGNHFQPGFKRSPSSFTRTTHSPPSPHQPRPPSPHPPPPPPPSPPSPAVKQNLKHRAKPPQPSVGYTSLHSSSHHTKSHSRVTAAAIATITCTIFILFIVGLILKSWKGCTCDPKSTADNTKSLPANLEGVPKTNEVLYSWSSLMMGRDTSSSNNNSINPGRVSKRKSLAKTSKTLVPAKQFLAVDILVATRNFNEECLIGEGITGRVYRGDFPDGQIEYFPCRYGITSCRIELLAIKKINMIDLSLSEQDELMDILWNMSRLKHPNISSLVGYCVEFGHCALLYEYAENGSLDDLLFSSATRSRALSWKARMKIALGVAYALEYLHFMCSPPVTHGNIKATNILLDAQLMPYLSHCGLGKFSHFVSATRMDSEALSGAKGYAAPEANGSGTEIIKADIYSFGVILLVLLTGQKAFDSSRRQNEQFLVDWASPHLHNLDSLEGITDPRICGHMPPIAISALGNIILLCIKVMGD, from the exons ATGGCCGCGGCGCGTCATCTTCTCGCCGCGGTGGTGCTCTGGGCCGCGCTCTCCTCCGCCGCGTCTTTCACCGACCCCTCCGATG CGATCGGGATGTGGGAATTATATCGCACACTGGGATCGCCATGGCAGCTTTCTGGGTGGACATTCATGGGCGGTGACCCCTGTGGCGGAGACGGGGAACTTGGGTCGTGGCGGGGGGTCTTTTGCAAGGACTCGTGTGTCGTGGCTAT AAACATTAGTGGCCTTGGGGTCGGTGGGTGGCTTGGCCCAGAACTGCTCAAACTCCACTCTTTGAAAGAGCT TGATGTGAGCTTCAACAACATCGCTGGTGAAATCCCGCCCACTTTGCCCCCAAATGTGGAATACTT GAATTTGGCAGCCAACAAGTTTGAGGGAACTGTACCACCATCATTGCCATATTTGCACTCCCTTAAATATAT GAATCTCAGCTATAATAATCTCTCTGGAATAATTGGTGATGTATTCGTTAACATGAAAAGCTTAGTAACAAT GGACTTATCATCCAACTCTTTCGGCGGTGACTTACCAAGATCATTTAGTTCGTTGAACAACCTTCACTATCT TTATTTACAGCATAACTACTTCACGGGATCTGTGATTTTGTTAGCAGACCTTCCACTGGTAGCACT CAACATTGAGAATAATCACTTCAGTGGTTATGTGCCTGGAACTTTTGAGTTCATTCCTGATCTGAG GATTGACGGAAACCATTTTCAACCAGGTTTCAAACGATCACCGTCCTCATTTACTAGGACAACACATTCACCTCCATCCCCGCATCAGCCTCGACCTCCATCTCCacatccacctccacctccacctccatctccaccttCACCAGCAGTCAAGCAGAATTTAAAGCACAGAGCAAAACCTCCACAGCCTTCTGTTGGCTACACTTCTCTGCATAGTTCTAGCCACCATACGAAGTCACACTCTCGAGTGACAGCAGCTGCAATAGCTACCATCACTTGTACAATATTTATACTCTTCATTGTTGGGTTGATTCTGAAAAGCTGGAAAGGTTGTACATGTGACCCGAAGAGCACTGCTGACAATACCAAGTCTTTACCAGCCAATTTGGAAGGAG TCCCTAAAACAAATGAGGTCCTGTACTCTTGGAGTTCTCTTATGATGGGTCGTGATACTTCCTCTAGTAATAATAATAGCATTAACCCTGGAAGAGTTTCCAAAAGGAAAAGTCTGGCCAAGACATCCAAAACCCTTGTACCTGCAAAGCAATTTCTGGCAGTCGACATTTTGGTGGCTACCAGGAACTTCAATGAAGAATGTCTTATCGGTGAAGGTATTACTGGCCGAGTTTACAGAGGTGATTTTCCTGATGGTCAG ATTGAATACTTTCCTTGTCGGTATGGCATAACGTCTTGTCGTATTGAG CTCCTGGCTATAAAGAAGATCAACATGATAGATTTGTCATTATCAGAACAAGATGAGCTCATGGACATTCTATGGAATATGTCCAGATTAAAGCACCCCAATATATCTTCGCTCGTGGGATATTGTGTGGAGTTTGGACATTGTGCTCTTCTATATGAGTATGCAGAAAATGGCTCCCTTGATGATCTTCTGTTTTCATCAGCCACAAGATCGAGGGCTTTGTCATGGAAAGCTCGGATGAAGATTGCTCTTGGAGTTGCCTATGCTTTGGA ATACTTGCATTTTATGTGCTCTCCTCCAGTTACCCATGGAAATATTAAAGCTACAAATATTTTGCTTGATGCTCAGCTCATGCCCTACTTAAGTCACTGTGGGTTAGGAAAGTTCAGCCATTTTGTCAGCGCCACAAGAATG GATTCAGAAGCTCTCAGTGGTGCTAAAGGCTATGCTGCCCCTGAGGCTAATGGTTCAGGAACAGAAATCATAAAAGCTGATATTTACAGTTTTGGTGTGATATTGCTTGTGCTTTTGACTGGACAAAAAGCTTTTGACAG TTCAAGAAGGCAGAATGAGCAGTTTCTAGTTGATTGGGCCTCCCCTCATCTCCATAACCTTGATTCTCTGGAGGGAATAACTGATCCAAGAATATGTGGCCACATGCCACCTATAGCTATTTCTGCATTAGGCAACATCATCTTGCTTTGCATCAAG GTTATGGGCGACTGA